The following proteins are co-located in the Pyrobaculum calidifontis JCM 11548 genome:
- a CDS encoding ABC transporter ATP-binding protein translates to MIVCENLGRRYGDFWALRGVTFEVGKGVVAGVLGPNGAGKTTLVRILTTELMPSEGRALVAGLDVVKEAEKVRRVIAAVPQEARPIDFLTPYEFVYSYLLLRGYPRREAKRRAEDALKTFGLWEVRGREIDTLSGGMKRRVLVASVFAADVDVVFLDEPTTGLDVYSRRMVWNAVSEMKRRGVTVLLTTHYVEEAAALSDVVVVINRGRVVDIAPPGALVEKVPGRYVVEVYGTDGAVAESRARIKIGDRVLYYVDSPPPLAEPRGAKIVVRPKSLEDYILINVGEVEEDYEDD, encoded by the coding sequence GTGATAGTGTGCGAAAACCTCGGACGGAGATACGGCGACTTCTGGGCCCTCAGGGGAGTCACCTTTGAGGTGGGGAAGGGAGTTGTAGCGGGGGTGCTGGGGCCCAACGGCGCTGGGAAGACCACCCTCGTCAGAATACTCACCACGGAGCTCATGCCGTCGGAGGGGCGCGCCCTCGTGGCGGGACTCGACGTGGTAAAAGAGGCGGAGAAGGTGAGGCGAGTAATCGCCGCGGTGCCCCAGGAGGCTAGGCCAATAGACTTCTTAACCCCCTACGAGTTTGTGTACAGCTACCTACTCCTCAGGGGGTACCCCAGGCGGGAGGCGAAGAGGAGGGCGGAGGATGCCCTCAAGACGTTTGGCCTCTGGGAGGTGCGGGGTAGAGAGATAGACACGCTGTCTGGGGGCATGAAGCGCAGAGTCCTCGTGGCCTCGGTGTTCGCCGCCGATGTGGACGTGGTGTTTCTCGACGAGCCGACCACGGGCCTCGACGTGTACTCCCGGCGCATGGTGTGGAACGCCGTCTCTGAGATGAAGAGGCGCGGCGTCACCGTCCTACTTACGACGCACTACGTGGAGGAGGCAGCGGCGCTAAGCGACGTGGTCGTGGTAATAAACAGGGGCAGAGTAGTGGACATCGCGCCGCCGGGGGCTCTTGTGGAAAAAGTGCCAGGCCGCTACGTCGTAGAGGTGTATGGAACCGACGGCGCCGTGGCGGAGAGCAGGGCTAGGATAAAGATCGGCGACAGGGTGCTGTACTACGTGGACAGCCCGCCCCCGCTTGCCGAGCCTAGGGGGGCAAAGATCGTGGTTAGGCCAAAGTCGCTCGAGGACTACATATTGATAAACGTGGGAGAGGTAGAGGAGGACTATGAAGACGATTAA
- a CDS encoding alpha-amylase family glycosyl hydrolase codes for MCVVEKWREDPFYGAVAVVKAEGYVVGDFTGGIHGAFRDYVELPPGVYTVGGEECAIEPLSYPWHFSVPYMAARWGDVVELRIYATEELEVPGGFVAKLADVGPFSVYLAATRGASYVVKCCGRSRRFKAPHPGEAPRLSALYEVLPDRAGPGRGCRDLSKQFCGGTLKDVAELAAGAVDFADGLYLHPIYPAMSYHRYDVVNHFDVDERVGGWAAFYALKEALSKVGMGLVLDLVLYHVAPRSPLFPDGPFVIKSAEGARLVKKLVEILPREALRGVFSGEPPYETFLKVWLMPRLDYTRREAVEYARRVVEFWAPHVDGFRLDVAHGIPPEAWRAALEPARGRYVFGEHVGNPAPFYHVIRGFTAYFLYHHGVKRLGEGVEEVARGVNRYLALTPPSAVPHMNLFLENHDLDRAASFLSPDAVVMGYALIYSLPGVPSVYMGGECGEVGRAEDHTNRRPFPGCGGHPLKSFLAKLFAARKRLGLSAGPAYAYTRRGRLVLWRGDVEVEVERGRAVFTSPGGSLEIFI; via the coding sequence GTGTGCGTAGTGGAGAAGTGGAGGGAGGACCCCTTCTACGGCGCCGTGGCGGTGGTCAAGGCGGAGGGGTATGTGGTTGGGGATTTCACCGGGGGGATCCACGGGGCCTTTAGAGACTACGTAGAGCTGCCGCCCGGCGTGTACACGGTAGGCGGCGAGGAGTGCGCAATAGAGCCGCTCTCCTACCCCTGGCACTTCTCTGTGCCCTACATGGCGGCGAGGTGGGGCGACGTGGTGGAGCTACGGATATACGCCACGGAGGAGCTCGAGGTGCCAGGCGGCTTCGTGGCCAAGCTGGCCGACGTGGGGCCCTTCTCTGTCTACCTGGCGGCGACGCGGGGCGCCTCCTATGTTGTAAAGTGTTGCGGCAGGTCGAGGAGGTTCAAGGCGCCGCACCCCGGCGAGGCCCCCCGCCTCTCTGCCCTCTACGAGGTTTTGCCAGACAGAGCGGGCCCCGGGCGTGGGTGCAGAGATCTCTCTAAGCAGTTCTGCGGCGGCACGTTGAAGGACGTGGCGGAGCTGGCGGCGGGGGCCGTGGATTTCGCAGATGGGCTCTACCTCCACCCCATATACCCCGCCATGTCTTACCACAGATACGACGTGGTGAACCACTTCGACGTAGACGAGAGAGTGGGCGGCTGGGCGGCCTTCTACGCGCTTAAGGAGGCCTTGTCCAAGGTGGGGATGGGCCTCGTCTTAGACCTCGTCTTATACCACGTGGCTCCCCGAAGCCCGCTCTTCCCCGACGGGCCCTTTGTTATAAAAAGCGCGGAGGGGGCGAGGCTTGTGAAAAAACTTGTCGAAATTCTGCCGCGGGAGGCGTTGCGCGGCGTCTTCTCCGGAGAGCCTCCCTACGAGACTTTTCTAAAGGTGTGGCTCATGCCTAGGCTGGATTACACGCGGCGCGAGGCCGTGGAGTACGCCAGGCGGGTGGTGGAGTTCTGGGCCCCACATGTCGACGGGTTTAGGCTAGACGTGGCTCACGGCATTCCGCCCGAGGCGTGGCGAGCGGCGCTGGAGCCCGCCCGAGGCCGGTACGTCTTTGGAGAACACGTGGGCAACCCCGCACCCTTCTACCACGTAATCAGGGGGTTCACGGCCTACTTCTTGTACCACCACGGGGTCAAGCGCCTCGGGGAGGGCGTTGAGGAAGTTGCGAGAGGCGTCAACCGCTACCTGGCTCTGACGCCCCCCTCGGCGGTTCCCCACATGAACCTCTTCTTAGAAAACCACGACTTAGACAGAGCGGCCTCCTTCCTAAGCCCCGACGCCGTGGTCATGGGCTACGCCCTCATATACTCACTGCCCGGAGTCCCCTCAGTCTACATGGGAGGCGAATGCGGCGAGGTGGGACGCGCCGAAGATCACACAAATAGGAGACCCTTCCCCGGCTGCGGCGGCCATCCGTTGAAGAGCTTTCTCGCCAAGCTCTTCGCCGCGAGGAAGAGGCTGGGCCTCTCCGCGGGGCCTGCATACGCCTACACAAGGCGGGGGAGACTGGTGCTGTGGAGGGGAGACGTGGAAGTGGAGGTGGAGAGGGGGCGGGCCGTGTTTACAAGCCCCGGGGGCTCCTTGGAAATCTTTATATAG
- a CDS encoding ABC transporter ATP-binding protein, which yields MAISLRGVEKRLGGFFLGPIDLEVERGGRVAVLGPSGSGKSTLLRIVAGLLRPDKGRVYIGGKDVTCKPPWARGVGVVFQSPALFPSLTVLENVAEPLLSRGVRKSEAFEKARHVLEKVGLGGLEGRYPSELSRGQQQRVALARALVVEPEVLLLDEPLTALDAPLKNELLPYIYEVARGRTVLYVTHDFEEATYISERVVVVMGGKVAAEGKAVELFENPPSPHVAKLLGYSNVLKAPCGYLYFRPWDVEEEGPLEGKVVGVWYRAGRYEVVAVVGEAAVRLILAKPPASSTIRFKVSKGVCFPQKA from the coding sequence ATGGCCATATCGCTTAGAGGCGTCGAGAAGCGGCTCGGCGGATTTTTCCTCGGCCCCATTGACCTAGAGGTAGAGAGGGGGGGCCGCGTCGCCGTCTTAGGCCCCTCGGGGAGCGGCAAGTCCACGCTTTTGAGGATAGTGGCGGGGCTCCTCAGGCCTGACAAGGGGCGGGTCTACATAGGCGGGAAAGACGTCACCTGCAAGCCGCCATGGGCCAGGGGGGTGGGGGTCGTGTTTCAAAGCCCAGCCCTCTTCCCCTCTCTAACCGTGTTGGAAAACGTGGCTGAGCCCCTCCTCTCCCGCGGCGTGAGGAAGAGCGAGGCGTTTGAGAAGGCGAGGCACGTCCTTGAGAAAGTTGGGCTTGGGGGGCTTGAGGGGAGGTACCCCTCGGAGCTTAGCCGGGGACAACAGCAGAGGGTTGCGCTGGCGAGGGCCCTCGTGGTGGAGCCCGAGGTGCTCCTCTTAGACGAGCCGCTCACGGCCCTCGACGCGCCTCTTAAAAACGAGCTTCTGCCCTACATATACGAGGTGGCGAGGGGGAGGACCGTGCTGTACGTCACACACGACTTCGAGGAGGCCACCTACATCTCGGAGCGGGTGGTGGTGGTCATGGGGGGCAAAGTGGCGGCCGAGGGAAAGGCGGTTGAGCTTTTTGAAAACCCGCCCTCTCCCCACGTGGCCAAGCTCTTGGGCTACTCCAACGTGTTAAAGGCGCCGTGTGGATACCTCTACTTCCGCCCCTGGGACGTAGAGGAGGAGGGCCCGCTCGAGGGGAAGGTCGTCGGCGTGTGGTACAGGGCTGGGAGATACGAGGTAGTGGCAGTGGTGGGCGAAGCCGCCGTGCGGCTCATCTTGGCCAAGCCCCCGGCCTCGTCCACTATACGCTTTAAGGTCTCCAAGGGGGTCTGCTTTCCTCAGAAGGCGTAG
- a CDS encoding elongation factor EF-2 — translation MSSAVRIVEKQLDEILAIARNPAQIRNAGTLAHVDHGKTTTTDSLLMGAGLLSPKVAGKALAMDYVPIEQLRQMTVKAANISLYFEYGGKPYLINFVDTPGHVDFTGHVTRSLRVMDGGLVVVDAVEGVMTQTETVVRQALEEYVRPVLFINKIDRLIKELRLSPQEIQQRILSIVKDFNALIDMFAPPEFKDKWKIDPGKGQMAMGSALHKWGITIPMAQKAGIKFSNIVDAYEKGYVDKLAEEFPLYKTLLTMIIEHVPPPNVAQKYRIPRLWRGDLNSEVGKALLEADPNGPTVIAVSKVNKDPHAGLIATGRVFSGTIREGDEIYIIGRKMKKKVLQTYIYMGPTRIIVPYMPAGNIVALMGVDEARAGDTLVTPSLADIPPFERMRYISEPVVTVAIEPKNPAELARLVEALKDLVIEDPTLDLKIDQETGQILLSGVGTLHLEIATWLLKERTKVEFSVSPPLIRFRETVRERSQVWEGKSPNKHNRLYFYVEPLDETTVELIATREITEEQDPRERAKILREKAGWDTDEARGVWAIDDRYFNVIVDKTTGIQYLREIRDYIIQGFRWAMEAGPLAQEPIRGVKVVLVDAVVHEDPAHRGPAQIMPATKNAIFAAFLSARPTILEPLVRLDIKVAPDYIGAVTSVINKHRGKILDMTQQEYMAFLRAELPVLESFTISDELRAAAAGKIFWSMQFSRWAPYPESMLADFVKQLRKKKGLKEEIPKPTDFVEAF, via the coding sequence ATGTCGTCTGCTGTCAGGATTGTGGAGAAGCAGTTGGATGAGATTCTGGCTATTGCGAGGAACCCGGCGCAGATTAGGAACGCGGGCACTTTGGCGCATGTGGACCACGGGAAGACCACAACCACCGACTCTCTGCTCATGGGTGCTGGCCTTCTGTCGCCTAAGGTGGCGGGTAAGGCCTTGGCGATGGACTACGTGCCTATTGAGCAGTTGCGCCAGATGACGGTTAAGGCGGCTAACATCTCGCTGTACTTCGAGTATGGGGGTAAGCCCTACTTGATCAACTTCGTCGATACGCCGGGCCACGTGGACTTCACTGGCCACGTCACTAGGTCGCTGAGGGTCATGGATGGGGGGCTTGTGGTAGTGGACGCCGTGGAGGGGGTTATGACGCAGACGGAGACTGTGGTGAGGCAGGCTCTGGAGGAGTACGTGAGGCCTGTCCTCTTTATAAATAAGATCGACCGCCTTATCAAGGAGCTCAGGCTCTCGCCTCAGGAGATACAGCAGCGGATATTGTCAATTGTCAAAGACTTCAACGCGTTGATCGACATGTTTGCCCCGCCTGAGTTTAAAGACAAGTGGAAGATTGACCCCGGGAAGGGCCAGATGGCGATGGGCTCGGCGTTGCACAAGTGGGGCATCACGATCCCCATGGCGCAGAAGGCTGGGATTAAGTTCAGCAACATTGTGGACGCCTATGAGAAGGGCTATGTGGACAAGCTTGCTGAGGAGTTCCCCTTGTACAAGACCCTCCTCACTATGATCATTGAGCACGTGCCTCCGCCGAACGTGGCGCAGAAGTATAGAATTCCCAGGCTTTGGCGCGGCGACTTGAACAGCGAGGTGGGCAAGGCCCTCCTCGAGGCTGATCCAAACGGCCCCACAGTCATCGCGGTGAGCAAGGTTAACAAGGACCCGCACGCCGGCTTAATTGCCACGGGCCGCGTCTTCTCTGGCACAATTAGGGAGGGCGACGAGATCTACATAATTGGCAGGAAGATGAAGAAGAAGGTTCTCCAGACCTACATCTACATGGGCCCCACGAGGATCATCGTCCCCTATATGCCCGCGGGCAACATAGTGGCGCTCATGGGCGTAGACGAGGCGAGGGCAGGCGACACCCTCGTCACGCCCTCTCTCGCGGATATACCGCCCTTCGAGAGGATGAGGTACATATCTGAGCCCGTGGTGACCGTGGCTATCGAGCCCAAGAACCCCGCCGAGTTGGCCCGCCTCGTCGAGGCTTTGAAGGACTTGGTAATCGAAGACCCCACCCTCGACCTCAAGATTGACCAGGAGACTGGGCAAATACTCCTATCGGGCGTTGGCACCCTCCACTTGGAGATAGCAACGTGGTTGCTCAAGGAGAGGACTAAGGTTGAGTTCTCAGTGTCGCCGCCGTTGATACGCTTCAGAGAAACGGTGAGAGAGAGGTCGCAGGTCTGGGAGGGCAAGTCGCCGAATAAGCACAACCGCCTCTACTTCTACGTCGAGCCCCTCGACGAGACCACCGTCGAGCTGATCGCCACGAGGGAGATCACAGAGGAGCAAGACCCCAGGGAGAGGGCGAAGATCCTCAGAGAGAAGGCCGGCTGGGACACAGACGAGGCCAGGGGAGTCTGGGCCATCGACGACAGGTACTTCAACGTAATTGTGGACAAGACCACCGGTATCCAGTACTTGAGAGAGATTAGGGACTACATCATACAGGGCTTTAGGTGGGCCATGGAGGCCGGGCCGCTGGCGCAGGAGCCCATAAGAGGCGTAAAAGTCGTCTTGGTGGACGCGGTGGTGCACGAAGACCCTGCCCACCGCGGACCGGCGCAGATTATGCCGGCGACAAAGAACGCCATCTTCGCCGCCTTCCTCTCCGCCAGGCCCACTATATTGGAGCCGCTGGTTAGGCTAGACATCAAGGTGGCCCCCGACTATATCGGCGCGGTTACGTCTGTGATAAACAAGCACAGGGGTAAAATCCTCGACATGACGCAGCAGGAGTACATGGCGTTTCTAAGGGCCGAACTGCCCGTGTTGGAGTCTTTCACAATAAGCGACGAGCTCCGCGCCGCTGCGGCTGGGAAGATCTTCTGGTCAATGCAGTTCTCCAGGTGGGCGCCGTACCCAGAGTCCATGCTCGCGGACTTCGTAAAACAGCTCCGGAAGAAGAAGGGGCTGAAGGAGGAGATACCGAAGCCCACGGACTTCGTTGAGGCTTTTTAG
- a CDS encoding GTP cyclohydrolase I produces the protein MLKVSKSPSLVRLKTRGESVCPISKTVDSFEVSVEYIPRGAVLAIEEFKKMVDSYRGREILHEELAVDLLEKVKAAVNPPYVKVTVKSYYIGVEVEVVAESGGVPPVYI, from the coding sequence ATGCTCAAGGTCTCCAAGTCTCCGAGCCTCGTGCGCCTCAAGACTAGGGGCGAGTCTGTGTGCCCAATCAGCAAGACAGTGGACTCGTTTGAGGTCTCTGTGGAGTACATACCCCGCGGCGCCGTCCTCGCCATCGAGGAGTTCAAAAAGATGGTGGACTCCTACAGGGGAAGAGAGATCCTCCACGAGGAACTGGCCGTGGACCTCTTGGAAAAGGTAAAGGCCGCGGTAAATCCCCCATATGTGAAAGTAACTGTCAAGTCGTACTACATAGGCGTGGAAGTCGAGGTTGTTGCAGAGTCCGGCGGCGTCCCGCCGGTCTACATCTAA
- a CDS encoding thiamine ABC transporter substrate-binding protein produces the protein MSIRALLATLIVVAVLIVAFLALQSLQQPPKRLVIVGPAGISDLGKALAKKFSEKYGVNATFVPLGGAVEMVNELVRAKDNPPWDVAIGVPEFYYTVLIEQGVLYCPGLKVEGVPAEEFWDPHGCVYPLDKSYIGIVYNESALAKLGLPPPQTLDDLLKPEYKGLIAYPNPVQSGTGLAVLSWIMSVKGEEEGWRFLKQLAGQIAKVGYPSGFTSLRNALKRGDVVIALSWYSHAIDPGTPHMRAATYSAFLYREGVAVLKNAKNRDLAVEFVKFALSKEGQDLVDPYNYMLPVRPDAVVENNKGLPQPQTVVVYNPALGSKADEWRLRWQREIASG, from the coding sequence ATGTCAATAAGGGCCTTATTGGCAACGCTCATAGTCGTCGCCGTGTTGATAGTGGCCTTTTTGGCTCTTCAATCCCTTCAACAGCCGCCAAAGAGGCTTGTCATCGTCGGCCCGGCTGGGATCAGCGACTTGGGGAAGGCGCTTGCGAAAAAGTTCAGCGAGAAGTACGGCGTCAACGCCACCTTTGTGCCCCTGGGCGGCGCGGTGGAGATGGTGAACGAGCTTGTGCGCGCCAAGGACAACCCGCCTTGGGACGTGGCCATCGGTGTGCCGGAGTTCTACTACACCGTGCTCATCGAACAGGGGGTCTTGTACTGCCCTGGGCTAAAGGTGGAGGGCGTCCCGGCAGAGGAGTTTTGGGACCCCCACGGCTGTGTATACCCCCTGGACAAGTCATACATAGGCATTGTCTACAACGAGTCCGCCTTGGCCAAGCTCGGCCTACCGCCGCCGCAGACCCTCGACGACTTGTTAAAGCCTGAGTACAAGGGGCTTATCGCCTATCCCAACCCCGTGCAGTCGGGGACGGGCCTCGCCGTCTTGTCGTGGATTATGTCTGTCAAGGGCGAGGAGGAGGGATGGCGCTTCTTGAAGCAGCTCGCCGGGCAAATAGCCAAGGTGGGGTACCCCAGCGGCTTTACCTCGCTAAGGAACGCCCTGAAGAGGGGGGACGTGGTCATTGCCCTCTCCTGGTACAGCCACGCCATTGACCCAGGCACGCCTCATATGAGGGCCGCCACGTACAGTGCGTTTTTGTACAGAGAGGGGGTGGCTGTGTTGAAGAACGCCAAGAACCGCGACCTCGCTGTGGAGTTTGTAAAATTTGCCTTGAGCAAGGAGGGGCAGGACTTGGTCGATCCCTACAACTATATGTTGCCAGTCCGCCCAGACGCCGTGGTGGAAAACAACAAGGGGTTGCCCCAGCCTCAGACAGTTGTGGTGTACAACCCCGCCCTGGGGTCTAAGGCCGACGAGTGGAGACTTAGATGGCAGAGAGAGATAGCCTCCGGGTAA
- a CDS encoding ABC transporter permease has protein sequence MTAFLAPYLILLARYGIAFAVDEYTLWVFFFTLAQALASAAFSVVAGLALLPIYVRAPALKPVVMVPFFAPALSTVDALIRMLGDVMYSPWGIVIAHVVYYAPYAALLMESNLRSIPADILDAAEIYARRLSTKARVIFTELKPSLAYSFYTIFVFSFLTFTTPLLLGGRYPTLELLVYLYATSFASTQLVSTVVLITLLSSLALALPFFKLPTLPPAEPSPRAPKLGLPAVLPSLPLALFYLALAAYLVLPAASPRGLEGAWTPLVNSLLVALASSAISLALAVSFLFSDVVGSRLPAVSYVAAISLSKSLFAIGFFHLAQPLYGTLPILLVAHVFVITPLVYSIVKPAFEKIRQDAREACLLYLGPVRCVARILSEALGPTIVQAWLVALASSISETTLAFILTTGAASTLSAEAARLLTSRAPDLIETGHFYSSLMAVIVLATLALSRLVKTKPYAF, from the coding sequence TTGACGGCTTTTCTCGCCCCGTACCTCATCCTACTCGCCAGATACGGCATAGCGTTTGCGGTAGACGAGTACACGCTCTGGGTTTTTTTCTTTACGCTCGCCCAGGCGTTGGCCTCGGCGGCCTTCTCAGTGGTGGCCGGGCTAGCCCTACTTCCCATATACGTGAGGGCGCCCGCCTTGAAGCCCGTGGTCATGGTGCCCTTCTTTGCCCCCGCCCTTTCCACTGTGGATGCGCTTATCCGCATGTTGGGCGACGTGATGTACAGCCCCTGGGGCATAGTCATTGCCCACGTGGTCTACTACGCGCCATACGCGGCCCTTCTGATGGAGTCAAATCTGCGCTCGATCCCCGCCGACATTTTAGACGCGGCGGAGATATACGCCAGACGCCTCTCGACGAAGGCCAGGGTCATCTTCACAGAGCTGAAGCCCTCCCTGGCCTACTCCTTTTACACAATCTTCGTGTTTAGCTTTCTCACATTTACCACGCCTCTCCTCCTCGGCGGACGCTATCCAACGCTAGAGCTCTTGGTCTACCTATACGCCACCTCCTTTGCCTCAACTCAGCTTGTGTCAACCGTGGTCTTGATCACGCTCCTCTCCTCCCTAGCCCTCGCACTTCCCTTCTTCAAGTTGCCCACGTTGCCGCCAGCCGAGCCCTCGCCGCGGGCACCGAAGCTGGGCCTCCCCGCCGTGTTGCCCTCTCTGCCCCTCGCCCTCTTCTACCTAGCGCTGGCGGCCTACCTAGTCCTCCCAGCGGCGTCTCCCAGGGGGCTAGAGGGGGCGTGGACGCCGTTGGTCAACAGCCTACTAGTGGCGCTGGCATCCTCCGCAATTTCGCTGGCCCTCGCAGTGTCCTTCCTCTTCTCGGACGTAGTGGGCTCCAGACTGCCTGCGGTCTCCTACGTCGCCGCCATTTCGCTTTCGAAGAGCCTCTTCGCAATAGGCTTCTTCCACCTGGCCCAGCCCCTCTACGGCACTCTGCCAATCCTCCTCGTGGCCCACGTGTTCGTAATCACGCCCCTCGTCTACTCCATCGTCAAGCCGGCCTTTGAGAAAATTAGGCAAGACGCCAGAGAGGCCTGCCTACTCTACCTAGGGCCAGTCAGATGTGTGGCTAGGATTCTCTCGGAGGCTCTGGGCCCCACAATTGTCCAGGCGTGGCTCGTGGCCCTCGCCTCGTCGATATCTGAGACAACGCTCGCCTTCATCTTGACCACCGGCGCCGCCTCCACGCTGTCGGCGGAGGCCGCCAGGCTTTTGACCTCGCGGGCCCCCGACCTAATTGAGACAGGGCACTTCTACTCCTCGCTTATGGCAGTCATCGTCTTGGCGACTCTGGCCCTCTCAAGGCTTGTAAAAACCAAGCCCTACGCCTTCTGA
- a CDS encoding amidohydrolase family protein produces the protein MRLRAKYLLVGDLELVENGVVEVDDQGVVVGVGKYTGGVAADLGNVVLMPQLLNAHVHVLDAAMADRDDLYIDDLVGWPHGAKYHVVKTLVRRRRHIPLLRAVARRMRGYGVGCAVVYAEYAARDVEEVFRGEGIEALVFQEAHGDFPDYPHVQVASPVDHPVDYLRELRRRYALVSTHVSETEDCHEAGDLALTLEALDADVLVHLVHVTPEEAAAIPPSKTVVVNPRANAYFVGKVAPIPLLLHLKPLLGTDNVFMNEPDPWAEMKFLHAYSAAAGWGLGEREILSMATVWGWEKLKCPPPIEVGQKMRALAVAAPYAGDKVLKYLVKRVSHRDLVAFVEGTRILPV, from the coding sequence GTGCGCCTAAGAGCCAAGTACCTTCTGGTGGGGGATTTGGAACTTGTGGAAAACGGCGTAGTGGAAGTGGACGACCAAGGCGTGGTAGTAGGCGTGGGGAAGTACACCGGGGGCGTCGCCGCCGATTTGGGAAACGTGGTGCTAATGCCCCAGCTCCTCAACGCCCACGTCCACGTGCTAGACGCAGCTATGGCGGACCGCGACGACTTGTACATAGACGACCTCGTGGGGTGGCCCCACGGCGCGAAGTACCACGTGGTTAAGACCCTCGTGCGCAGGAGAAGACACATCCCCCTCCTAAGGGCCGTGGCTAGGCGCATGAGGGGCTACGGCGTTGGATGCGCCGTGGTCTACGCCGAATACGCCGCGAGAGACGTCGAGGAGGTATTTCGCGGGGAGGGGATAGAGGCGTTAGTGTTTCAAGAGGCCCACGGGGACTTCCCCGACTACCCCCACGTCCAAGTGGCGTCCCCAGTGGACCACCCCGTGGACTACCTGAGAGAGCTCAGGAGGAGGTACGCGTTGGTGTCTACCCACGTCTCAGAGACAGAGGACTGCCACGAGGCGGGCGACTTGGCCCTGACGCTGGAGGCCCTAGACGCAGACGTCCTCGTCCACCTAGTCCACGTCACGCCGGAGGAGGCGGCGGCAATTCCGCCGAGCAAGACCGTGGTGGTGAACCCAAGGGCAAACGCTTACTTCGTGGGCAAAGTGGCCCCCATCCCACTGCTCCTACACCTCAAGCCCCTCCTCGGCACAGACAACGTCTTCATGAACGAGCCAGACCCATGGGCCGAGATGAAGTTTCTCCACGCCTACTCCGCGGCGGCGGGCTGGGGACTTGGAGAGAGGGAAATATTGTCCATGGCCACTGTGTGGGGTTGGGAAAAGCTCAAGTGCCCCCCGCCCATAGAGGTTGGGCAGAAAATGCGTGCCCTCGCCGTGGCCGCGCCCTACGCCGGGGACAAGGTGTTGAAGTACCTCGTGAAAAGGGTCTCTCACCGGGACTTAGTGGCCTTCGTGGAGGGGACTAGGATTCTGCCTGTTTAA
- a CDS encoding ABC transporter permease: MKTIKDALVIAWINGWIAATRGWIWVVASSVSPLSFLVLLAIYGGVEGLLWGVLGSLVWTIASNGISLMGDATYYRLGIKYQSMLTAAPVSPVGYAIGLALSAFVFATPTLAFYIAVILWLGVPLASPVAAYALVTLWLASAGLGFTLSSFIRHMRYAWALPQILTAVFTVGAPVYYPATVLPTPYLGVVVPTGAAGVLLQAATGLANYSADLQAAAAVALALQSVLGLYLLAKVARWRQQ, encoded by the coding sequence ATGAAGACGATTAAAGACGCACTGGTCATAGCTTGGATCAACGGCTGGATAGCGGCCACGAGGGGCTGGATATGGGTAGTGGCCAGCTCCGTCAGCCCGTTGTCCTTCCTCGTCCTCTTGGCCATATACGGCGGCGTAGAGGGGCTCCTGTGGGGAGTGCTGGGGAGCCTGGTCTGGACCATCGCCTCCAACGGCATCTCGCTCATGGGAGACGCCACGTACTACCGCCTGGGCATCAAGTACCAGTCCATGCTTACCGCGGCGCCGGTGTCGCCCGTTGGATACGCCATCGGCCTCGCGCTAAGCGCCTTCGTCTTTGCCACCCCCACGCTGGCCTTTTACATAGCCGTAATCTTATGGCTGGGCGTCCCGCTGGCCAGCCCCGTGGCGGCGTACGCCTTGGTCACGCTCTGGCTGGCCTCCGCCGGCCTTGGCTTCACGCTGTCCAGCTTCATAAGACACATGAGATATGCCTGGGCCCTCCCCCAGATACTCACCGCCGTGTTCACCGTGGGAGCCCCAGTCTACTACCCCGCCACCGTCTTGCCCACGCCCTACCTAGGCGTAGTGGTGCCCACAGGCGCCGCGGGGGTATTGCTCCAAGCCGCCACAGGCCTGGCCAACTACTCCGCAGACCTACAAGCCGCGGCCGCTGTTGCCCTAGCCCTGCAGAGCGTCTTGGGGCTATACCTATTGGCAAAAGTAGCCAGGTGGAGACAACAGTAG